One window of the Rhipicephalus sanguineus isolate Rsan-2018 chromosome 2, BIME_Rsan_1.4, whole genome shotgun sequence genome contains the following:
- the LOC125757157 gene encoding uncharacterized protein LOC125757157 isoform X2 — protein MPTSGFWMSVHVSRGHVMTRGYGGGGLSVSTWKQNCGLLGDSSYPLEPWLLTPVPGRPARGTPENHYNKAHTAMCNVVERCIGVLKSRFQSLQRYRTLLYNPDRAAIIAACAALHDIALAAHEPVLEGDDDDTDDAELLPAAAELPPPPQQEPAAAQPRSEPISRITGPAYSAPAQSTPPPATTSAALCGGFRCNEGPGEGTNALQLVDHVTEKLNLAVGSFPMMPGPAAWCLRLVTPAPRPAGCPHLPAAA, from the exons atgccgacctctggattctggatgtcagtccatgtttcccggggtcatgtcatgactcgtgggtatggcggAGGAggcctctccgtcagcacctggaagcaaaattGCGGCTTGCTTG gagactccagctatccaTTGGAACCGtggctcctgacaccagtgcccggacgaccagctcgggGCACCCCTgagaaccactacaacaaggcccacaccgccatgtgCAATGTTGTGGAGAGGTGCATCGGGGTCCTAAAGAGCAGGTTCCAAAGCTTACAGCGTTACCGGACACTGCTCTACAACCCCGATCGAGCagccatcattgctgcttgtgcagctctgcacgacattgcatTGGcagcacatgagcctgttctcgaaggggacgatgacgacaccgacgatgctgagctgttgccagcagcagctgagctaccaccaccaccacaacaggagccagcagcagcgcaaccgcgtAGTGAACCTATTTCGAGGATCACAGGGCCTGCATACtcagcacctgcgcagagtacgccgccgcctgcaacgacctcggcagcattgtgtg gtggcttccgctgcaatgagggcccaggcgagggtaccaacgccttgcagctcgtggaccacgtcaccgagaagttgaacctggcagtcggcagctttccaatgatgcctggccctgccgcctggtgtttgcggctagtaactccagcgcctcggcctgccggttgcccacatctcccagctgcggcatga
- the LOC125757157 gene encoding uncharacterized protein LOC125757157 isoform X1: MPTSGFWMSVHVSRGHVMTRGYGGGGLSVSTWKQNCGLLGVLSMLATFKTFSLQLSCRPRAGDSSYPLEPWLLTPVPGRPARGTPENHYNKAHTAMCNVVERCIGVLKSRFQSLQRYRTLLYNPDRAAIIAACAALHDIALAAHEPVLEGDDDDTDDAELLPAAAELPPPPQQEPAAAQPRSEPISRITGPAYSAPAQSTPPPATTSAALCGGFRCNEGPGEGTNALQLVDHVTEKLNLAVGSFPMMPGPAAWCLRLVTPAPRPAGCPHLPAAA, from the exons atgccgacctctggattctggatgtcagtccatgtttcccggggtcatgtcatgactcgtgggtatggcggAGGAggcctctccgtcagcacctggaagcaaaattGCGGCTTGCTTGgtgtgctgtcaatgcttgccacattcaagacgttttcattacagctgtcatgccgccctcgtgcaggagactccagctatccaTTGGAACCGtggctcctgacaccagtgcccggacgaccagctcgggGCACCCCTgagaaccactacaacaaggcccacaccgccatgtgCAATGTTGTGGAGAGGTGCATCGGGGTCCTAAAGAGCAGGTTCCAAAGCTTACAGCGTTACCGGACACTGCTCTACAACCCCGATCGAGCagccatcattgctgcttgtgcagctctgcacgacattgcatTGGcagcacatgagcctgttctcgaaggggacgatgacgacaccgacgatgctgagctgttgccagcagcagctgagctaccaccaccaccacaacaggagccagcagcagcgcaaccgcgtAGTGAACCTATTTCGAGGATCACAGGGCCTGCATACtcagcacctgcgcagagtacgccgccgcctgcaacgacctcggcagcattgtgtg gtggcttccgctgcaatgagggcccaggcgagggtaccaacgccttgcagctcgtggaccacgtcaccgagaagttgaacctggcagtcggcagctttccaatgatgcctggccctgccgcctggtgtttgcggctagtaactccagcgcctcggcctgccggttgcccacatctcccagctgcggcatga